The genomic stretch ATGGAATAACCTGAAATATTCTATGCTTTCTGTAGGAATCTTCAACACTTATAATGTGCATGTTTCCTTGATCAGAAAATCCCCTAACGGCACACGAACTGGGAGCCATTTCCACTTGCTCTTGGAACTCATAGAAAACagtatgtgtgtagattttagagGCATGTTTCTCAATCATTGTCTTAGAATAAACATGTGGCAACGTGCTGTCACTTGCAGCATCAAGAAATCTCTGATTATAGTGTTGTTGTTCCATTGCACTCTGAAAACGCAACCAAAATTCTACAAGTGTGCCATCTATGCTCTCAAATATTTTGAAATAACTGTTTGACTCTCTAAACTTTGTGTAGTTTTCAAAAGACAGCCTAAAGGCAAATCCCTAAAGTAAGCAGGTATCCATTTGTGTCTTTTGCCATACATGTATGTTAACCAAGTATTATCATTCAACTCAAAGTCATTAATCACTTGAGACCATTTTTCTTCAAACTCAATGGGTTCCAAGTCAGTATCCCAAACAACTGCACATATTCGCTCAACAAAGTCAGTCTCCTTACAAATCTGTGACTCAACTTTATTGATAAGttttttcattatatgccacatgcagtagAGATGTCTTGCTTTCTTGAATACAAAATGCACTGTGGTTCCTTGTTGCCCATACAATCAAGGAACTTCTTAAACACCCAAATAAATGACTCATCGTTCTCATGATCAACAAGTGCAGCAGCAAAAGTCACCCAATTTTTGTGGTTTTCAACACCAGTGAATGGGGTGAAGGCCATGTGGTACTTGTTAGTACCATAAGTAGGATCAAAGGTGATGGTGTCCCCAAACAAGGAATAATTCATTCTTGCTTGTGTATCT from Silene latifolia isolate original U9 population chromosome 2, ASM4854445v1, whole genome shotgun sequence encodes the following:
- the LOC141641141 gene encoding protein FAR1-RELATED SEQUENCE 9-like produces the protein MNYSLFGDTITFDPTYGTNKYHMAFTPFTGVENHKNWVTFAAALVDHENDESFIWVFKKFLDFVWDTDLEPIEFEEKWSQSAMEQQHYNQRFLDAASDSTLPHVYSKTMIEKHASKIYTHTVFYEFQEQVEMAPSSCAVRGFSDQGNMHIISVEDSYRKHRIFQESKETTCMCRMFKRKEILCKHIIWIISRKGLHCIPEQYIESRWTKKSFRKPLYGLDGKLLQDYDPTDLRKLELSRVIQQNLILMFFRQRLQKNKGSGKRMKSNKDKAIEKASKPKRLCNNCKQMGNHDKRNSPNPFVEHALEKEDKEEDEMEDEDEEEE